CGTCTAGCCGAGCCATGCAATTGACCCTAGCGGCCATCCGCCTGCAGCTCCGACGGACTCTCTGTATCAAAGAGCAATATGTGAGTCATTACCCGTTCAACTACATTTCAGATAACCAGTTACATTCGGATTCAAGGAAAGATAGTAACCTCGACAAATGCCCTAAAGTGCCCCCCGGCATTGTCTCCTTCGTTTGCATGAGCCATTGCCACGCCAGCCTCGTTAGCGAGGCGTCCGAGTTGTTGTGCCTATTTCAATTCAGTTAGTccaaaaataattgaaaatgtGCAAACGTAAGGAAATGTCAAACAAAGAGCGTGATCTACCATGTAGTTTTGCAAAGGGCCCCGTTCGGGCTGAACTCCTCCACGAGTGATATCATCGTACGCATCGATgatgtcatcatcatcgtctgTGTCCGCGTGGTCTTCTATAGGTTCAGTGGATTGTGGTGGCTTGACTGAAACTCTAGCCACTGAATGAAGCCACCGAAGGTACTCCTTGTAATGGTTGTGCCTATGTGCCGGTCCACTTTCCGGATGCATCTTTTGCCTTTGTTCCCACTGTGCCAGTGGCTGTGCGTGTTTGACACGCCAATCATTCTCAGTGTACCGTTTCTTCCTGTCAATACTGACATAAGAGCGGTGTATTAGTGAAATAATATTGGTAAATAGAAATGAATTTGAAGGCATAAAATGTACCTATGCAAAGCTTGGGACGTCGAAATTCCCTCCGGAGGGAAGTCTTGCAATCTGCCGAACTGTCTCTTGACACGGTGCGGCAAGTGCATCTCGactacaaagaaaaaaaatcaaaggcaCGCAAGTCCTCCACAGTTCGGCATCGCGTGTGCAAATATCACTCAGTTCCAACTCGTCCAGCTCGGCTCTACTGTACGGTGTCCAGAAGATCTACATACCACGTACGCATTAGAAATCATGTAGACAGAAGCATTTATTTACCGAACGGTATGAAGGTTATAACCTGATTTTGAGTGAGGCAGTCTAGGTCGTCCATGTAACGCATGTAGCGGCATGCAGGATCCCCTCTTACAGCTCCAACGTTCTTCCAAAAGTAAGCAACGGTGGGCCTGGACTCCTCATCATGGTGTGGCCACGGCTGCAAAAGGAGGAAATTATGGTTATCCAAAAATCATTTAATGTCCTGCCAATGAAGAGTGAGATTGCAACGCTAATTAATACCTCAAGATCGCCTCGGTACGGCCGGCCTACTGGAAAGTGCTCCAAAATCCAGATTTGCAGGAGGTATGCACAACCTCCTAGGTTTGAATCATTAGCAATCTGCCGACATGCGTCACAAAGCTGCCGGTACATCCAAGCTAAAGTTGCCGACACCCAACTATACTGAGCAATGTTCTCCCACTGCTGGCCCACAATTGGAAGTATCATCCATGAAATCATGTTTCCCAAACCATCAGGAAACAGAAAACCTCCAAAAAGGTGCCACAACCATACACGAGCATACCGCTCTACAACCCCCTGTGGTGCTCCTTGAGGACAATGGTTAAAATTCTGCCTCAACCAAGCCGAGCTAACCCCTGAGGTCTTCCTGTCCTTGACCCCCTCAGGTGGTTCTGGAGGCCGAATCCCAATCAGTGCTTCTACCATATCTCTCCAGCCATCAGTCCGTATAATGCCGGTCACTGCAATTCCCTCTAAAGGCAGCCCAAGAATCATCGCCACATCTTGCAAAGTGATGCTGACCTCCCCGCAAGGTAAATGAAAAGAATGTGTCTCCAGCCTCCAACGGTCCACAAAAGTAGTTAGCAGAGGCGCATCCATCGCTGGGAGGCCCGCACACACCACTCGAGCAAGAGGAAGCATCCCAGCCCGGCGAAGGTACGACACATACTGCTCATCCCACCGAAGGGGGAGTGGGTACGTGCGCGGAGGGGCGCCAACACCTAATATGGGAACAAATGAGTCGTTACAGGCAGCTAAATAGTTAAATTGAACTATTGAGAAACAGTAACACTAACCTCGGCACGGTCAACTAGGACGTGTGCTCGGTGCTTGGAGTCGTAGAACGTCTCCAGTATGGGGAACGTGGGGTGCGCCATCCTGCAATGATGAATCAAAACTCGATGAGTATAAGACAAAAATAAAGACCAAGACAAACCCAACTAATAATGATAAGCAAAACACTGTatgtatatattaatatttgtgCTAAGCAAAAATTATTGTACCTCTCTCCGTGAGATATGCCTAGTCCTCTTTCTAACGCTTGTTGTGGACGTTCTTTTTCATTTAGATTTTTTGTTCTTCTTACACTTGCACTGAGAACAAAATCTATGGCACTTGGAGCAACGGTTCTGGCTCCTGTCCTCATCGAAATCACTGGTGCCATAGTCCGCACTAGCCCGACCTTGCGACTCGTCCATGTCACctttgagccttttcttccacctccttcCTTTTTTAGGTTTCAATAGCGACGCATCCGGCACGTACTCTAGTCCCTTGTACTCGGGCCATTGGGACGGATCGAGATAAGGCTCAAAACTGGACTTCCATATGTTGATTGTGTTCGACCGAGCATAGTACGGGCTCAAATAAGTGGGGCTTTTGAAACAAAGAACTCGAGCTCTACATGCCATTATTAGGTGCGAGCATGGAAGGTGTAACAGCTGTGATGTCATGCAAGTGCACTCGCCAGATCTGAGGTCCACTTTGTAATGGCGTCCTCCATGACTCTCTCCTCCTATATTTGTACCACCTGCACCTCTAACACTATAAATCATTCTTTCACGGCCGTAAGGCGCTGCAAGTTGGTTCACCGATCTATCCTCAGCATCCTTCAGGTGTTCCTCCGCTATTAGTCCCCATTGTCCACCCTTATACAACAAACTCCTGCCTTTACCCCATCTATCGACGAAGTACTCGTTCAACTTCTCGAAGGAGTACTCTACAATGCCTGCAACAGGTCTTGACCGAATAcccctaaaaatattatttaatgACTCAGCATTGTTCGTGGTCATGATACCATAACGCTTCCCCCCTTCATCATAAGCAAGAGCCCATTTATCCTTGTCCACCATCTCGCCTTTCAGCCACTCCTTGGCCGTGTCATTCATTTCCTTTTCTACATCAGCAAGTTTTTCTTCAAAAGCTTTCTCCGTGCGCACTGAACACAATAACTTTAGTTTCCCAATTAGTTCCTTCTTTTTCTGACGCCTCCACATGTTTGCTGCAAAATGTCGCATGCACCACCTATGCACAAGAGGGGGAAATCCATCCATGTGCTCTTTAACACAGTTTAAGAGGCCATGATGCGGTCAGAAATCATACAAACTTGTCTGGAGGGACCCAAGACATACTGCCGCACCAGCTTCATGTACCAGAACCAGCTGTCGTTGTTTTCTCCTTCGGTCAAAGCAAATG
The Panicum virgatum strain AP13 chromosome 6N, P.virgatum_v5, whole genome shotgun sequence genome window above contains:
- the LOC120678744 gene encoding uncharacterized protein LOC120678744, with protein sequence MHLPHRVKRQFGRLQDFPPEGISTSQALHSIDRKKRYTENDWRVKHAQPLAQWEQRQKMHPESGPAHRHNHYKEYLRWLHSVARVSVKPPQSTEPIEDHADTDDDDDIIDAYDDITRGGVQPERGPLQNYMAQQLGRLANEAGVAMAHANEGDNAGGHFRAFVERVRRSCRRMAARVNCMARLDEAFGPQASGA